One Flavobacterium sp. 90 DNA segment encodes these proteins:
- a CDS encoding alginate export family protein has protein sequence MKNKILLVVLLLSFSGFAQRYPAFKSLRFDENYSVLKNDTVSNDWYKTMKFLPVSASKETYISFGGDIRFQYFYAKNENWGDGPQDNDGYVLGRYLFHADFHAGKFFRTFVQTQSSLADGRIDPNPVEQNPLEVHQAFADFNFINEGAKRLILRVGRQELTYGSQRLVAVRDGPNNRQSFDGIKAIVSRQNFTTDLFYTHYVVAHDGIFDDASNKDRQLWGSYLVFNKIPVIKNIDVYYLGYERAHAAFNDATGKENRQSVGTRIWGKTENWRYDGEAVYQFGNVADKNISAWTASINAGYRFNAVKFRPEIGFKTEVISGDKTEGDTSLQTFNPLFPRGAYFGLASVIGPSNLIDFHPSLSFEILKNVDWVIDYDMFWRYSSNDGIYAPNTTLIYPGDTTTAKKIGNQLESEMIWEPNQYLYFRLEATWFQAKDYIKASGTGKNIFFTGITMQLHF, from the coding sequence ATGAAAAACAAAATCCTATTGGTGGTTTTATTGCTTTCATTTTCTGGTTTTGCACAACGATATCCTGCGTTTAAATCACTGCGATTTGATGAAAATTATAGTGTTTTAAAAAATGATACCGTAAGCAATGATTGGTATAAAACAATGAAATTCCTGCCAGTTTCTGCTTCCAAAGAAACTTATATCAGTTTTGGGGGCGATATCCGATTTCAGTACTTCTATGCTAAAAATGAAAATTGGGGAGATGGTCCGCAGGATAACGATGGTTATGTTTTAGGAAGGTATTTATTTCATGCCGATTTTCATGCTGGAAAATTTTTCAGAACTTTTGTTCAGACACAAAGCAGTTTGGCAGACGGCAGAATCGATCCGAATCCCGTAGAACAAAATCCGCTTGAAGTACATCAGGCATTTGCAGATTTTAATTTCATAAATGAGGGCGCAAAAAGACTTATTTTAAGAGTAGGAAGACAGGAACTCACTTATGGATCACAGCGTTTGGTTGCCGTTAGAGACGGACCTAACAACAGGCAATCTTTTGACGGAATTAAAGCAATTGTATCGAGACAAAATTTCACAACAGATTTATTTTACACACATTACGTTGTAGCACACGATGGTATTTTTGATGATGCGTCGAATAAAGACAGGCAATTATGGGGAAGTTATTTGGTGTTTAACAAAATACCGGTGATCAAAAATATTGATGTTTATTATTTAGGTTACGAAAGAGCTCACGCTGCGTTTAATGATGCAACAGGAAAAGAAAACCGACAATCTGTAGGAACACGAATTTGGGGTAAAACAGAAAACTGGCGTTATGACGGAGAAGCTGTTTACCAATTTGGGAATGTTGCTGATAAAAATATTAGTGCCTGGACAGCTTCTATTAATGCGGGATATCGGTTTAATGCCGTAAAATTTCGTCCTGAAATTGGTTTTAAAACAGAAGTAATAAGCGGAGACAAAACGGAAGGCGATACAAGTTTGCAAACCTTTAATCCGCTTTTTCCAAGAGGTGCTTATTTTGGATTAGCTTCCGTAATCGGGCCTTCCAATTTAATTGATTTTCATCCATCATTGAGTTTTGAAATTCTCAAAAACGTTGATTGGGTAATTGATTATGATATGTTTTGGAGATACAGCAGCAACGACGGTATTTATGCACCAAATACGACTTTGATTTATCCCGGAGATACCACTACAGCAAAGAAAATAGGAAACCAATTAGAAAGTGAAATGATTTGGGAACCCAATCAATACCTTTATTTCAGGCTCGAAGCGACTTGGTTTCAGGCAAAAGATTATATCAAAGCATCCGGAACAGGTAAAAATATATTCTTTACAGGAATTACAATGCAGCTTCATTTTTAA
- a CDS encoding nuclear transport factor 2 family protein: protein MKTITLITAMLLIGFSVQAQVYTDEEIKTKETAEKFFGYIGAKDPEKIASMVSEKVDWYIFESKYMPWTGHRSKREEISELFKTLFSYFVDGSEKLEAQSFLLRGNEVAVFGFVERTVKKNGKHFKMPLAIHITVENNLISRFSLYEETLIIEKVLK from the coding sequence ATGAAAACTATAACATTAATAACAGCAATGTTATTGATTGGTTTTTCGGTACAAGCACAAGTGTACACTGATGAAGAAATCAAAACAAAAGAAACTGCTGAGAAGTTCTTCGGATATATTGGAGCGAAAGATCCGGAAAAAATAGCTTCTATGGTTTCCGAAAAAGTAGATTGGTATATTTTCGAATCGAAATATATGCCATGGACGGGACATCGCTCTAAGAGAGAAGAAATTTCAGAATTATTCAAAACCCTCTTTAGTTATTTTGTTGATGGAAGTGAAAAACTCGAAGCACAATCTTTTTTGTTGAGAGGAAATGAAGTGGCGGTTTTTGGTTTTGTTGAAAGAACAGTGAAAAAAAATGGTAAACATTTTAAAATGCCCCTTGCCATTCATATAACAGTAGAAAATAATCTGATTAGTAGATTTTCACTCTATGAAGAAACGCTGATTATTGAAAAAGTACTGAAATAA
- a CDS encoding FecR family protein: MTVKKSERLIVKFITNQASQEEIETLTEWLKEEENQIVFKDFVKTNYAIDSVVNTFDSTEVRKQLSERIQEENNVFQKRRFSSYYKYAAILIVAFGSFYFYKNSNLFHSRANVVVPRQDEIVLQIDNQSSETIDTSETRNLTDKDGKIIGKQEKNRLVYSKSYSDGKLAFNTLKIPYGKKFEVQLSDGTVIHLNAGTSLRYPIQFLKNQSRQVYLTGEAYFEVAKDKAHPFTVNTQEVNVEVLGTKFNVNSYTEDISTDVVLVEGKVSLYKERKTADNQVYLTPGLKGSNIRGQQKIETESVNTDYYTAWVKGSLVFKNASFESIIKKLERHYNVTFINKNKKLAKEIFNARFDNEPIEVVLKYFSDSYAIDYKIDEDKITIN; the protein is encoded by the coding sequence ATGACAGTGAAAAAGTCAGAGAGATTAATCGTGAAATTTATCACGAATCAAGCCAGTCAGGAAGAAATAGAAACGTTGACAGAATGGCTTAAAGAAGAAGAGAATCAAATTGTATTTAAGGATTTTGTAAAAACCAATTATGCAATAGATTCTGTTGTGAACACTTTTGATTCGACTGAAGTGAGAAAACAATTATCAGAAAGAATTCAGGAGGAAAATAATGTTTTTCAGAAAAGAAGATTTTCGTCTTATTATAAATATGCTGCAATTTTGATTGTAGCTTTTGGAAGTTTTTATTTCTATAAGAATTCAAATTTGTTTCATTCAAGAGCAAATGTAGTGGTTCCAAGACAAGATGAAATTGTGCTTCAAATAGACAATCAATCATCAGAAACAATCGATACTTCTGAAACCAGAAATTTGACAGATAAAGACGGAAAAATAATTGGAAAACAGGAAAAAAACAGATTAGTATATTCTAAATCTTATTCGGATGGAAAATTAGCTTTTAATACATTGAAAATTCCTTACGGGAAAAAGTTCGAAGTTCAATTGTCAGACGGAACAGTGATTCATTTAAATGCCGGAACATCATTGCGATATCCAATTCAGTTTTTAAAGAATCAAAGCCGGCAAGTTTATTTAACCGGAGAAGCATATTTTGAAGTAGCAAAAGACAAAGCACATCCGTTTACCGTAAATACACAAGAAGTTAATGTTGAGGTTTTAGGAACTAAGTTCAACGTCAATTCGTATACAGAAGATATAAGTACAGATGTAGTTTTGGTCGAAGGAAAAGTTTCGCTTTATAAAGAGAGAAAAACAGCAGACAATCAAGTGTATCTGACACCGGGACTAAAAGGTTCAAACATTCGCGGACAGCAAAAAATCGAAACAGAAAGTGTTAATACAGATTATTATACAGCGTGGGTAAAAGGAAGTTTAGTCTTTAAAAACGCTTCGTTTGAATCGATTATCAAAAAGTTAGAACGTCATTATAACGTGACTTTCATTAACAAAAACAAAAAACTGGCAAAAGAAATTTTTAACGCCCGTTTTGATAATGAACCTATTGAAGTCGTGCTGAAATATTTTAGCGACAGCTATGCAATTGATTATAAGATTGATGAAGATAAGATTACGATTAATTAG
- a CDS encoding RICIN domain-containing protein, producing MKRFQKLLFLFLVFIPQIQLFAWPGMPLPPLHIEGKNLKDPCGKNVLLHGVAITPSPWFNGCSYNQCRWDNYNVQGCLNYNNAVMDALTDTNNGWKLNYIRLHIDPYWTNKPGCSAAENDISCFDYNRLVTYVDQVIIPLINHARSRGLYVVLRPPGVSPQRIAFGDNYHNYLRKVWQYLSNHPNLKNVDNVMFEIANEPIEILGTNGNWGATGDEHFAALHNYFQDLVNIIKGNGANNVCWIPGTGYQSHYQGYPNHLITGGNIGYAVHVYPGYWGANAENTTSFNNAWNANVQPIANVAPIMITETDWSPNGSGTWGTGTTSGFGLNMKGRIDATGNCSWNVLQPEDLITNGDPYNVTTAFNNNWEACAAPVKQWFAAYANNNVPSQTCSTTSLVNNGVYEIEFKTNSSKVVDLKYGTNSNGAVIHPWDRLGGTAQQWIAVDAGNGYWRFKSNASATGRVIDLESADPTNGKAIRLWDDYNNDAQKWLVTDVGNGYYSIKSAVNTSKSWDISNCNMDGSANLQLWDYYGTSCQLFKFNKIGGTSKSAGEKNTLANNTKIDTDVQVYPNPSKGGEFNIHFASESDEDYSVTIYAIGGAVLYETKNLKSNTNQVIRTKLAKGVYLAVISQNSTKTTKKIIIE from the coding sequence ATGAAAAGATTTCAAAAATTACTGTTTCTATTTTTAGTGTTTATTCCCCAAATACAATTGTTTGCCTGGCCCGGAATGCCACTGCCTCCGCTGCATATTGAAGGCAAAAATTTAAAAGATCCTTGCGGAAAAAATGTTTTACTCCATGGTGTTGCCATAACTCCCAGTCCCTGGTTTAATGGTTGCTCGTATAATCAATGTCGTTGGGATAACTATAATGTTCAAGGCTGTCTCAATTATAATAATGCCGTTATGGATGCGCTTACAGACACCAATAACGGATGGAAATTAAATTATATAAGACTTCATATTGATCCTTACTGGACCAATAAACCTGGTTGTTCAGCAGCAGAAAATGACATCTCATGCTTTGATTACAATAGATTAGTAACCTATGTAGATCAAGTTATAATTCCTTTGATTAATCATGCCAGAAGCAGAGGATTGTATGTTGTCCTTCGTCCTCCTGGTGTTTCTCCTCAGCGAATTGCTTTTGGAGACAATTACCATAATTATTTAAGAAAGGTATGGCAATATCTATCGAACCATCCAAATTTAAAGAATGTAGATAATGTTATGTTCGAAATAGCCAATGAACCTATAGAAATACTTGGAACAAATGGAAATTGGGGAGCAACAGGCGATGAGCACTTTGCAGCTTTGCATAATTACTTTCAGGATTTAGTGAATATAATTAAAGGTAATGGAGCAAATAATGTTTGTTGGATACCGGGAACGGGATATCAATCTCATTACCAAGGATATCCAAACCATTTGATAACAGGAGGAAATATAGGTTATGCAGTGCATGTTTATCCGGGATATTGGGGAGCCAATGCAGAAAATACGACTAGTTTTAACAATGCCTGGAATGCTAACGTGCAGCCAATTGCTAATGTAGCGCCTATTATGATAACAGAAACAGATTGGTCTCCTAACGGTTCCGGAACATGGGGAACTGGTACAACAAGTGGTTTTGGTCTTAATATGAAAGGTAGAATTGATGCTACCGGAAATTGTAGTTGGAATGTACTTCAACCGGAAGATTTGATAACCAACGGAGATCCATATAATGTAACAACTGCTTTCAATAACAATTGGGAAGCTTGTGCTGCGCCAGTTAAGCAATGGTTTGCTGCATATGCAAATAATAATGTACCATCGCAAACCTGTAGTACTACTTCGTTAGTAAATAATGGTGTTTATGAAATTGAATTTAAAACAAATTCAAGTAAAGTAGTAGACCTTAAATATGGAACTAATTCAAATGGTGCTGTAATTCATCCTTGGGACAGATTAGGAGGAACAGCACAACAATGGATTGCTGTTGATGCAGGAAATGGTTATTGGCGTTTTAAATCAAATGCAAGTGCTACAGGACGTGTAATAGATCTTGAGAGCGCAGATCCAACAAATGGAAAAGCGATAAGACTTTGGGATGATTATAATAATGATGCTCAAAAATGGTTAGTTACCGATGTTGGTAATGGTTATTATAGCATCAAATCAGCTGTAAACACATCAAAAAGTTGGGACATTTCTAATTGTAATATGGATGGTTCAGCAAATCTTCAGCTTTGGGATTATTACGGTACTTCATGTCAATTATTTAAGTTCAATAAAATAGGAGGTACTTCAAAAAGTGCAGGTGAGAAAAATACTTTAGCAAATAATACTAAAATAGATACTGATGTTCAGGTATATCCTAATCCATCAAAAGGTGGAGAGTTTAATATTCATTTCGCTTCAGAATCAGACGAAGATTATTCGGTAACTATATACGCAATAGGCGGAGCGGTATTATACGAAACAAAAAATCTAAAATCTAATACCAATCAGGTTATCAGAACGAAACTTGCTAAAGGAGTATATTTGGCGGTGATTTCTCAAAATTCAACTAAAACAACCAAAAAGATAATAATTGAATAG
- a CDS encoding alkene reductase: MKYQKLFQHYNLSGNHLENRFLMAPMTRSRASQPGDIPNSLMAEYYAQRSTAGIIITEAVQVSLQGKGYAKTPGIYSKEQIEGWKLITDAVHQNGSKIFLQLWHVGRVSSSKVNGLQPIAPSSLTAQNTSVYIFDGAPNGDATFVPVDEPREMNKTDIKIVIKEFVEGAQNAIEAGFDGVEIHGANGYLIDQFLRSNSNIRTDEYGGSKENRIRLLLEISKAVKNAVGKEKTGIRLSPFISFKDMDDPEILQTIMLAAEELNKLDVAYIHLCEADWDEAPQIPIDFRIKLRDTFKNTIIATGNKTPEEAEKLLQENWVDLVGFGRNFLTNPDYPARVKQNLSLNKISDNHTLFGGGGARGYIDYPFFQIF, from the coding sequence ATGAAGTATCAAAAACTATTTCAGCACTATAATTTAAGCGGTAATCACTTAGAAAACCGTTTTTTAATGGCTCCTATGACGCGTTCAAGAGCTTCGCAGCCGGGAGATATTCCAAATAGCTTAATGGCAGAATATTATGCTCAGCGAAGCACGGCAGGTATTATAATTACAGAAGCAGTTCAGGTTTCTCTGCAAGGAAAAGGATATGCTAAAACCCCCGGAATTTACAGTAAAGAGCAAATAGAAGGCTGGAAATTAATAACAGACGCGGTACATCAAAACGGTAGCAAAATATTTCTGCAGTTATGGCATGTAGGAAGAGTAAGCAGTTCTAAAGTAAACGGGTTACAGCCAATAGCACCTTCGTCACTAACGGCTCAAAATACAAGTGTTTACATTTTTGACGGCGCTCCAAATGGTGACGCCACCTTTGTGCCTGTAGACGAACCAAGAGAAATGAATAAAACCGATATTAAAATTGTAATTAAAGAATTTGTAGAAGGTGCACAAAATGCTATTGAAGCCGGTTTTGACGGTGTTGAAATTCACGGAGCAAACGGTTATCTGATCGATCAGTTTTTGAGAAGCAATAGCAATATACGAACGGATGAATATGGAGGCAGTAAGGAAAACAGAATTCGTTTATTGCTTGAAATTTCAAAAGCGGTAAAGAATGCAGTCGGAAAAGAAAAAACAGGAATAAGGCTTTCTCCCTTTATTAGTTTTAAAGATATGGATGATCCGGAGATTCTGCAAACGATAATGCTTGCTGCAGAAGAGCTGAACAAACTTGATGTTGCGTATATTCATCTTTGCGAAGCGGATTGGGATGAGGCGCCTCAAATTCCAATTGATTTTAGAATTAAACTTAGAGATACTTTTAAAAATACCATTATTGCCACAGGAAATAAAACTCCTGAAGAAGCGGAGAAATTGCTTCAGGAAAATTGGGTTGATTTAGTTGGTTTTGGAAGAAATTTTTTGACCAATCCGGATTATCCTGCCAGAGTAAAACAAAATTTGAGCTTAAATAAAATTTCAGACAATCATACTTTGTTTGGAGGTGGCGGAGCACGAGGCTATATTGATTATCCTTTTTTTCAAATTTTTTAA
- a CDS encoding RNA polymerase sigma-70 factor — MKGEDFNDNDILIESLKNGDERAYTYLIDMYHHKLCVYANSLVKNVYSAEDIVQNVFIKVWEQRTRLKSDHAIKSFLYKLVYNEFIDLYRKNQSLFSLEKSYYDALNSIVLEDDSESLQRVINVVNKEIQNLPPKCKEVFILSKKEGLTNIEIAEHLDVSIKAVEAQITKAFSILRSSLDDKIKSFLFMLFSIKKNLRLNT, encoded by the coding sequence ATGAAAGGTGAAGATTTTAACGATAACGATATACTAATTGAATCTCTAAAAAATGGAGATGAAAGAGCTTATACTTATCTAATTGATATGTATCATCACAAACTTTGCGTTTATGCTAACAGTCTGGTAAAGAATGTTTACAGCGCCGAAGATATCGTTCAAAACGTATTTATAAAAGTTTGGGAACAACGTACACGTTTAAAATCTGATCATGCAATTAAGAGCTTTCTTTATAAATTGGTTTACAATGAGTTTATTGATTTATACCGAAAAAATCAATCTTTGTTTTCATTAGAAAAATCATATTACGACGCCTTAAATTCGATTGTTCTTGAAGACGATTCAGAATCTTTGCAGCGTGTTATAAATGTAGTAAATAAAGAGATTCAAAACCTGCCGCCAAAATGCAAAGAGGTTTTTATTTTAAGCAAAAAAGAAGGTTTAACCAATATTGAAATTGCAGAACATCTTGACGTTTCTATTAAAGCGGTCGAAGCTCAAATAACCAAAGCATTTTCGATTTTGCGTTCTTCGCTTGACGATAAAATAAAAAGTTTCTTGTTTATGTTGTTCTCCATAAAGAAAAACTTACGCTTAAATACCTAA
- a CDS encoding polysaccharide deacetylase family protein encodes MKDRRTFIKQAGLAGLAGLIPISTFSASDIKANELANNENSASKWADGSRLVVSVSMQFEAGGQPVNSESPFPQNMQKGFVDLPGETWYQYGYKEGIPRMLDNWDKFGIKVTSHMVGSAVLKNPELAKEIVQRGHEAAAHGMDWATEYSMPYETEKKFIKDGAEAIKKVTGFEPVGYNANWLRRGPNTLEILQELGFKYHIDDLSRDEPFLLKVKGNDFAVVPYTIRCNDIVLIEGKNFSADQFARQVIMEFDQLYKESETKRRQMSISFHDRIGGTPQMVSATTEIISYIQKHKGVSFKRKDEIAQMAYQDKSIIRE; translated from the coding sequence ATGAAAGACAGAAGAACATTTATTAAACAAGCAGGTCTTGCAGGCCTTGCGGGTTTGATACCAATAAGTACATTTTCTGCAAGCGATATTAAAGCAAACGAATTAGCCAATAATGAAAATTCTGCTTCCAAATGGGCGGATGGATCTCGTTTGGTAGTATCGGTATCGATGCAGTTTGAAGCGGGCGGACAACCGGTAAATTCTGAAAGTCCGTTTCCGCAAAATATGCAGAAAGGTTTTGTAGATCTTCCGGGAGAAACCTGGTATCAATATGGATATAAAGAAGGAATTCCAAGAATGCTGGACAATTGGGATAAATTCGGAATCAAAGTTACCTCACACATGGTAGGATCGGCAGTATTGAAAAATCCGGAACTAGCCAAAGAAATTGTTCAAAGAGGACATGAAGCGGCAGCTCACGGTATGGATTGGGCAACAGAATATTCTATGCCATATGAAACCGAAAAAAAGTTCATCAAAGACGGGGCAGAAGCTATTAAAAAAGTAACCGGTTTTGAACCTGTGGGGTATAATGCAAATTGGTTAAGACGCGGACCAAATACACTGGAAATTCTGCAGGAACTTGGTTTTAAATATCATATTGACGACTTAAGCCGTGATGAACCTTTTTTATTAAAAGTAAAAGGAAATGATTTTGCAGTAGTTCCATATACCATTCGCTGTAATGATATTGTATTAATAGAAGGTAAAAATTTTAGCGCAGATCAGTTTGCGCGTCAGGTTATAATGGAGTTTGATCAGCTTTATAAAGAATCAGAAACTAAGCGCAGACAAATGTCAATAAGTTTTCATGATCGAATAGGAGGAACGCCGCAAATGGTAAGTGCGACGACCGAAATCATTAGTTATATTCAAAAACATAAAGGAGTTAGTTTTAAACGAAAAGACGAGATTGCTCAAATGGCTTATCAGGACAAGAGCATCATAAGAGAATAA
- a CDS encoding amidohydrolase, whose protein sequence is MKRILLILLFFFGLLVQSQEKADLILYNGKIATMQKAGEFVQALAIKDGIILATGTSKSILETYKTTVTKIVDAKGKTVVPGLNDSHIHVIREGLNYNSELRWDGVKTLKRAMEMLKEQAARTPPGVWIKVIGGWNEYGFEEKRQPTIEEINAAVPDKPVFITYLYGKAFLNKKGIEVLGYTKDTHYEGSVLEQDKNGNLTGLMFAKETPKAIYTTLGLTTKLTPEERINSSLQFNRELNRFGLTSVIDAAGGSQNFPSDYATSMELAKQGKLNLRISYYLFAQQKGKELQDYEKWVAETVINKNDNLLVANGYTEEGAGENIVASAADFENFLEPRIVLSDEMEKDLEPIIRLLVKNRWPFRLHATYGESIDRMLNVFEKVNKEIPFNGLRWFFDHAETITPQELERVKALNGGIAVQFRMYFQGELYEKMYGAPKTQLPPIKKMLEMGIPVGMGTDATRISTYNPWMALHWLITGKTLGGMQFWPKEQVLDKFTALQLYSSGSAWFSGEEKEKGKLIKGMYADMSILSEDYFTISTDKVRNIESDLTIVNGKIVYGAREFKTFDPEIAPVIPDWSPVKYFGGYTKKL, encoded by the coding sequence ATGAAACGAATATTATTAATACTATTATTTTTCTTTGGACTGTTGGTTCAGTCTCAGGAAAAAGCAGATTTGATTCTTTATAACGGAAAAATTGCCACGATGCAAAAAGCTGGCGAATTTGTTCAGGCGCTGGCAATAAAAGACGGAATTATTTTGGCAACAGGAACTTCTAAAAGTATTTTAGAAACGTATAAAACTACAGTCACTAAAATTGTTGATGCTAAAGGTAAAACCGTTGTTCCTGGATTAAATGACAGCCATATTCATGTGATTCGCGAAGGCTTAAATTATAACTCAGAATTGCGTTGGGATGGTGTAAAAACGCTAAAAAGAGCTATGGAAATGCTTAAAGAACAAGCTGCCAGAACTCCGCCGGGCGTTTGGATAAAAGTTATCGGAGGCTGGAACGAATATGGTTTTGAAGAAAAAAGACAGCCAACAATCGAGGAAATAAATGCTGCAGTTCCTGACAAACCTGTCTTTATAACGTATCTCTACGGCAAAGCTTTTTTAAACAAAAAAGGAATTGAAGTTTTAGGTTATACCAAAGATACTCATTATGAAGGAAGTGTTTTGGAACAGGATAAAAACGGAAATCTAACCGGATTAATGTTTGCAAAAGAAACTCCAAAAGCAATTTATACTACGTTGGGATTAACCACAAAATTAACTCCCGAAGAAAGAATCAACAGTTCTCTCCAGTTTAATCGGGAACTAAATCGCTTTGGATTAACCTCAGTAATTGATGCAGCGGGAGGATCACAAAATTTCCCATCAGATTATGCGACTTCTATGGAATTGGCGAAACAGGGAAAACTAAACCTTAGAATCTCTTATTATTTGTTTGCACAGCAAAAAGGCAAGGAACTTCAGGATTATGAAAAATGGGTTGCTGAAACCGTTATCAATAAAAACGATAATCTTTTGGTTGCCAACGGTTATACCGAAGAAGGCGCCGGAGAAAATATTGTAGCTTCTGCCGCCGATTTCGAAAACTTTCTGGAACCAAGAATTGTACTTTCTGATGAAATGGAAAAAGATCTTGAACCAATTATTCGTCTGCTTGTTAAAAACAGATGGCCGTTTCGATTGCATGCTACTTATGGGGAATCAATTGACAGGATGCTAAATGTTTTTGAAAAAGTAAATAAAGAAATTCCGTTTAATGGTTTACGATGGTTTTTTGATCATGCCGAAACCATTACGCCTCAGGAATTAGAACGTGTAAAAGCACTTAACGGTGGAATTGCAGTTCAATTCAGAATGTATTTTCAGGGAGAATTGTATGAGAAAATGTACGGCGCTCCAAAGACACAGCTTCCTCCAATTAAAAAAATGCTCGAAATGGGAATCCCGGTAGGAATGGGAACCGATGCGACACGTATTTCAACCTACAATCCCTGGATGGCGCTGCATTGGCTCATTACAGGAAAAACGTTAGGCGGAATGCAGTTCTGGCCAAAAGAGCAGGTTTTGGATAAATTTACTGCGCTTCAATTGTATTCTTCAGGAAGTGCGTGGTTTTCGGGTGAAGAAAAAGAAAAAGGAAAATTGATAAAAGGAATGTATGCCGATATGTCGATTTTATCAGAAGATTATTTTACCATTTCAACGGATAAAGTTCGAAATATCGAATCGGATCTGACAATTGTAAATGGAAAAATAGTTTATGGCGCAAGAGAATTTAAAACATTTGATCCTGAAATAGCTCCGGTAATTCCGGATTGGTCGCCAGTGAAATATTTTGGAGGATACACTAAAAAACTTTAA
- a CDS encoding cellulase family glycosylhydrolase encodes MKKRYLLMLSIIVCACSKDEVIEVNQASAIEKETVIKNNASTAKVGAASIAGLNWADGRDNFVDGWVIPSGLEAADNYATVVAKTDAVLNGFTSKINGVNTIRIPINPPSVSDSWWASYQGVIDKATSKGWKVIIACWESSSSKDGMIDNTTAFWTMWTTVVNKYQGNANVYFEPFNEPHGYTLAQLTTIYAQFLSTYPNVPKGRIILGGTGYSENVTGVGADSRFNGCLLGLHNYAYWATRTVTQWRADWRSRIGSYGSRTVITEFGAGMNSGKDYQNGNQSDNEIAYIVATSDVCRTDNIASVYWPGLRDGDSYSLFTRGGSGTNITINTVNNSGVFRVRYGWGEN; translated from the coding sequence ATGAAAAAAAGATATTTATTAATGTTAAGCATCATTGTATGTGCATGTTCAAAAGATGAAGTTATTGAAGTTAATCAGGCAAGCGCGATAGAAAAAGAAACTGTTATTAAAAATAATGCTTCTACTGCTAAAGTTGGAGCCGCATCGATTGCCGGACTAAATTGGGCAGACGGGCGAGATAATTTTGTAGATGGTTGGGTTATTCCATCGGGTTTAGAAGCGGCTGATAATTATGCTACAGTTGTGGCAAAAACAGATGCTGTATTAAATGGTTTTACCAGTAAAATAAACGGAGTAAATACAATACGTATTCCAATTAATCCACCTTCAGTTTCAGACAGTTGGTGGGCTAGTTATCAAGGAGTAATAGACAAAGCGACCAGTAAGGGCTGGAAAGTAATTATTGCCTGTTGGGAGTCTTCATCATCAAAAGATGGTATGATCGACAATACGACAGCTTTTTGGACAATGTGGACTACGGTTGTAAATAAATATCAAGGCAACGCAAATGTGTATTTTGAACCGTTTAATGAGCCTCATGGTTACACTTTAGCACAATTAACAACTATTTATGCTCAGTTTCTTTCTACTTATCCGAATGTTCCAAAAGGGCGAATAATCTTGGGTGGAACAGGATATTCGGAAAATGTTACCGGAGTTGGAGCAGATAGTCGTTTTAATGGCTGTTTGCTGGGATTGCACAATTATGCTTATTGGGCGACCAGAACAGTTACGCAATGGAGAGCAGATTGGCGCAGTCGTATAGGAAGTTATGGAAGCCGAACAGTAATTACTGAATTTGGTGCCGGAATGAACTCAGGTAAAGATTATCAAAATGGTAATCAGTCTGATAACGAAATCGCTTACATAGTAGCAACCAGTGATGTATGCAGGACAGACAATATTGCCAGTGTGTATTGGCCTGGTTTAAGAGATGGAGATTCTTATAGTTTATTTACAAGAGGAGGAAGCGGAACAAATATTACAATTAATACGGTTAATAATTCTGGTGTATTTCGCGTAAGATATGGCTGGGGTGAGAATTAA